In a single window of the Arachis hypogaea cultivar Tifrunner chromosome 6, arahy.Tifrunner.gnm2.J5K5, whole genome shotgun sequence genome:
- the LOC140173696 gene encoding vacuolar protein sorting-associated protein 53 A-like has translation MLLDTQAVKTILLEIPCLGRQTSGAVGYSKFVSREMSKVEALLKVIRSPVDSVADTYRALLTEGTPMEFQRILDLKGLKKVDQQSILDDFNKHGPGIKQTQITPTVVPASPMAPVVPNPSAAGLMASQEDVLTRAAALGQGAATTGFKRFLALTEAAKHRKDGPFRKLFNP, from the exons ATGCTACTGGATACACAAGCTGTTAAGACAATCCTTCTTGAAATTCCTTGCCTTGGTAGACAG ACTTCAGGTGCTGTTGGCTATTCCAAGTTTGTAAGCCGCGAGATGAGCAAAGTTGAGGCACTTTTGAAG GTTATACGGTCTCCGGTTGATTCTGTGGCAGATACATACCGAGCATTGCTAACTGAGGGTACACCAATGGAATTTCAGAGAATACTGGACCTTAAG GGTCTTAAAAAAGTGGATCAACAAAGCATTCTTGATGACTTTAATAAACATGGCCCTGGAATTAAGCAAACACAGATTACACCTACAGTTGTCCCAGCTTCCCCCATGGCTCCGGTGGTGCCTAATCCCTCTGCCGCTGGACTCATGGCATCTCAGGAGGATGTATTAACTAGGGCCGCCGCACTTGGACAAGGAGCTGCCACCACAGGGTTCAAGCGATTCTTGGCTCTAACTGAAGCTGCCAAACACAGGAAGGATGGGCCTTTCCGGAAGCTTTTTAATCCATAA